In a genomic window of Rhodothermia bacterium:
- a CDS encoding CotH kinase family protein, giving the protein MKRLCTLLLSIFFTNLIFAQPRFPESDFVFDDTSLPRIDITLSPDSLRLAETNVSSNKEYVATFQFMRRGVAEQVEKVGFRVRGNTSRNAQKKSWKISFNTFQKGRKWYGLEKLNLNGEHNDPSIIRAKLAWNLFRQFGVPASRANHVRVFINGTYYGLYLNVENIDEEFVQSRFGNNNGNLYKCLWPADLAWRGSDPSAYKFTSSGRRAYELETNNTTDDYTDLRDLIRTITQTTDAAFPVEIQKVLNVDGFLKVLAMDVAIGGWDNYWWLKNNYYLYKNQDTGRFEWIPYDYDNTFGIDFVSQDWGNRNVNTWGNQSEVRPLVTRLFKVDTFRYRYLYYLKQIVTNLTKPGVLDPEINRLYNMNLDAALADSYRLLDWNWDISSFAKSYDQALGGHVKYGLKPFLTARYNSAISQISFTNISPILRYSKQSVSVLSPNMPLGIQVQVEDDQPSPTVTLLYRFNGGTEAALRMKDDGTGGDTASGDGWYTATIPATGATGSLSWYIEADDGRLGVNVFPASAPSIPNVVPVMVSPIALNEFMAENTKTIQDEAGQFEDWIELYYAGETAFSLEDYYLSDDPARPDKWPIPTTQLGPQNRYLVIFADEDRTQGTYHANFKLSKGGEYLSLAKKDGNTVTLIDALSFGTQTADVSYGREPDGTGNWVFRNKPTPGKAYLTASDPNPQPSSFVVGSAFPNPFSHTFQVPINVPQIGVLELSLFDVLGREIHRMQTHSTAGQQLVNLSPEVPNGVYLLEVRLNAGQNHQHRSVIRLVKTR; this is encoded by the coding sequence ATGAAACGCCTTTGTACCCTATTGCTTTCTATTTTTTTTACCAATCTCATCTTTGCCCAACCCCGTTTTCCCGAGTCGGATTTTGTCTTTGACGACACATCTTTACCACGTATAGACATAACGCTTTCGCCGGATTCCTTGCGTTTGGCCGAAACCAACGTGAGTAGCAACAAAGAATATGTGGCTACTTTTCAGTTTATGCGACGTGGTGTAGCGGAACAAGTCGAAAAGGTGGGTTTCCGTGTGCGCGGAAATACCTCACGAAATGCGCAAAAGAAATCGTGGAAAATCTCTTTTAATACTTTCCAGAAAGGTAGAAAATGGTATGGCTTGGAAAAATTAAACCTAAATGGTGAGCACAACGACCCCTCCATTATCCGAGCAAAATTGGCGTGGAATCTCTTCCGGCAGTTTGGCGTTCCGGCCTCGCGTGCAAACCATGTACGGGTATTCATCAACGGAACCTATTATGGCCTTTACCTCAATGTGGAAAACATAGACGAAGAATTTGTGCAATCCCGTTTTGGCAACAACAACGGGAACCTGTATAAATGCCTCTGGCCCGCAGACTTGGCGTGGCGTGGCTCCGACCCAAGCGCCTATAAATTCACCTCCAGCGGGCGAAGGGCCTATGAGTTGGAGACCAACAATACCACCGACGATTATACCGACCTCCGCGACCTGATCCGAACCATCACCCAAACCACCGATGCCGCTTTTCCGGTGGAGATTCAGAAGGTTTTGAATGTGGATGGCTTCCTAAAAGTCTTGGCAATGGATGTTGCCATTGGTGGATGGGACAATTATTGGTGGCTAAAAAACAATTATTACCTCTATAAAAACCAAGATACGGGACGGTTCGAGTGGATCCCGTATGACTACGACAACACTTTTGGAATAGACTTTGTATCGCAAGATTGGGGGAACAGAAATGTGAACACATGGGGTAACCAGTCGGAAGTAAGACCCTTGGTAACACGCTTGTTCAAGGTGGATACCTTCCGGTATCGCTACTTGTATTACCTGAAACAAATCGTGACCAACCTAACCAAGCCCGGTGTCTTAGACCCCGAAATCAACCGCTTATACAACATGAACTTGGATGCAGCCTTGGCCGACTCCTACCGTTTATTGGATTGGAATTGGGATATATCGTCCTTCGCCAAGTCCTACGATCAAGCTTTGGGAGGGCATGTAAAATATGGACTTAAGCCCTTCCTTACCGCCCGATACAACAGCGCCATAAGCCAAATTTCCTTTACCAATATCTCGCCTATATTGCGATATTCCAAACAATCTGTTTCCGTCTTATCGCCCAATATGCCTTTGGGCATCCAAGTACAAGTAGAAGACGACCAGCCCAGCCCGACGGTCACGCTTTTGTACCGCTTTAATGGTGGAACAGAAGCCGCCCTTCGCATGAAAGACGATGGAACCGGAGGCGACACCGCCTCCGGCGACGGTTGGTACACCGCAACCATTCCCGCCACCGGAGCAACGGGCAGTTTGTCTTGGTACATCGAGGCCGATGACGGGCGATTGGGCGTGAACGTTTTTCCGGCAAGTGCGCCCTCCATCCCCAATGTCGTTCCGGTCATGGTATCGCCCATTGCACTAAACGAATTTATGGCCGAGAACACCAAAACCATCCAAGACGAGGCCGGTCAATTTGAGGATTGGATCGAGTTGTACTACGCTGGCGAGACCGCCTTCTCCTTAGAGGACTATTACCTCTCCGACGATCCAGCACGGCCCGACAAGTGGCCCATTCCGACCACCCAACTTGGCCCACAAAATCGCTATTTGGTCATCTTTGCAGACGAAGACCGTACACAAGGCACGTATCATGCCAACTTCAAGCTGAGCAAAGGCGGCGAGTACCTCTCGTTGGCTAAAAAAGATGGGAATACGGTTACACTTATAGATGCGCTCTCTTTTGGCACGCAAACCGCAGATGTATCCTATGGTCGCGAACCTGATGGAACAGGGAATTGGGTTTTTCGCAACAAGCCCACCCCCGGAAAAGCCTATCTCACGGCCTCCGATCCAAACCCGCAGCCAAGTTCGTTTGTTGTTGGTTCGGCCTTTCCAAATCCCTTTAGCCACACCTTCCAAGTTCCAATAAACGTACCACAAATCGGCGTCCTTGAACTTTCGCTCTTCGATGTCTTGGGACGCGAGATACATCGGATGCAAACCCATAGCACTGCCGGACAACAACTTGTTAACCTTTCACCAGAAGTACCAAATGGTGTTTATTTGTTGGAAGTGAGGCTAAACGCCGGACAAAACCACCAACATAGGAGCGTGATAAGGTTGGTTAAAACCCGCTAA
- a CDS encoding stage II sporulation protein M, giving the protein MREVVFLRQNADKWKKYEQLFEQKNHTPADELAEVYLALTDDLAYSKTYYPNSKTTAFLNVLTGKYHQFIYKNKREDRHRLLRFWMDEVPEMMYRNRYNLLLAFVVFMLAVGIGAVSVLQDERFVRLILGDDYVNMTLDNIARGDPMGVYKFANEGDMFFRIAYNNVMVALRAFAFGLLISFGTGIFMFYNGVMLGSFLTFFALRNLLWESTLVIWIHGTLEISVIVVAGCAGFTLGNSILFPKTLPRGTSLVKGAKEGLKIVIGTVPIFIVAAFLEGFVTRHTEMPAFLSLFIIGSSALFILWYFVWYPYHRFGKGHLLERIKHFWKGSNISGKDQTFLERIKHFWKGSNIQ; this is encoded by the coding sequence ATGCGCGAGGTCGTTTTTCTGCGCCAAAATGCAGACAAATGGAAAAAATACGAACAACTTTTCGAGCAAAAAAACCATACGCCGGCGGACGAATTGGCAGAGGTCTATTTGGCCTTGACCGATGATTTGGCTTATTCAAAAACCTATTATCCCAACAGCAAAACAACCGCCTTCTTAAATGTCCTAACGGGCAAATATCACCAATTCATCTATAAAAACAAACGAGAAGACCGCCACCGCCTCCTTCGCTTTTGGATGGATGAAGTACCGGAAATGATGTACCGCAACCGGTATAACCTACTCCTTGCCTTCGTGGTTTTTATGCTTGCTGTAGGCATTGGCGCGGTATCCGTCTTGCAAGATGAACGGTTTGTGCGCCTTATTCTCGGCGATGACTACGTAAACATGACGTTAGACAACATCGCACGGGGGGACCCGATGGGCGTGTATAAATTTGCCAATGAAGGGGACATGTTCTTTAGAATCGCCTATAACAATGTAATGGTGGCACTACGGGCTTTTGCTTTCGGGCTACTTATTTCTTTTGGTACGGGAATCTTCATGTTTTATAATGGCGTGATGTTGGGTTCTTTTCTCACCTTTTTTGCCCTCCGGAACTTACTTTGGGAGTCCACCTTGGTGATCTGGATTCACGGCACGCTGGAAATTTCGGTCATTGTGGTAGCGGGTTGTGCTGGTTTTACCTTGGGGAATAGTATCCTTTTTCCCAAAACCCTTCCACGAGGAACCTCCCTCGTCAAAGGTGCGAAAGAAGGCTTGAAGATTGTTATTGGTACGGTTCCCATTTTTATTGTGGCCGCTTTTTTAGAAGGCTTTGTGACACGCCACACCGAGATGCCCGCTTTTTTGTCTTTGTTCATTATTGGGAGTTCCGCACTCTTTATTCTGTGGTATTTTGTTTGGTATCCTTATCATCGGTTTGGCAAAGGCCATCTTCTGGAAAGGATCAAACATTTCTGGAAAGGATCAAACATTTCTGGAAAGGATCAAACATTTCTGGAAAGGATCAAACATTTCTGGAAAGGATCAAACATTCAGTAG
- a CDS encoding DUF4129 domain-containing protein gives MQTRRFWWLFWLCGLFGSYFSVAQGVAVPDSLTLRTPDPKEIEQLKSEIPLPIIKPTPPSPSLWENIFEAIDWILQNMLGSDGKRAFWKMAPLVIFSLLMLYLLWRMARMDRTGLFYGVGTPSGVGKMMDIASLGQINFKTEIQNAEQKRRYRDAVRWHYLQLLHHLEEQELILWKPEKTNADYASELKGKPFLPAFREATRHFEYVWYGEYSPDEMAYRHIVASFEALSHLNHKLT, from the coding sequence ATGCAAACAAGGCGGTTTTGGTGGCTATTCTGGCTATGCGGGCTTTTCGGATCTTACTTTTCTGTTGCACAAGGCGTCGCTGTACCGGACTCCCTGACGTTGCGCACACCAGACCCAAAGGAAATTGAGCAATTAAAGTCCGAAATTCCGCTGCCTATTATTAAACCTACCCCACCAAGTCCGTCTCTTTGGGAAAACATTTTTGAAGCGATAGACTGGATTTTACAAAACATGCTCGGTTCCGATGGTAAACGGGCATTTTGGAAAATGGCTCCATTGGTCATTTTTTCCTTGCTCATGCTCTATCTCTTGTGGCGTATGGCGAGAATGGATCGGACAGGGCTTTTTTATGGCGTTGGCACCCCTTCTGGCGTTGGCAAAATGATGGATATCGCGTCTTTAGGGCAAATTAACTTTAAAACGGAAATCCAAAATGCCGAACAGAAAAGAAGGTATAGAGACGCCGTTCGGTGGCATTACCTGCAATTACTCCATCATTTAGAGGAGCAAGAATTAATCTTATGGAAACCCGAAAAAACTAACGCGGATTACGCCTCAGAACTAAAAGGGAAACCCTTCCTTCCAGCATTTAGAGAAGCAACAAGGCACTTCGAATATGTCTGGTACGGCGAGTACTCCCCCGACGAGATGGCTTATCGGCATATTGTTGCCTCCTTCGAAGCCCTGAGCCACCTAAACCACAAACTCACATGA
- a CDS encoding DUF4350 domain-containing protein translates to MNLSRIDRFLWAALILGVVFYVFYEATKPAPPDWRPTFAPKDKIPYGLYALDKILPQAFPNQKLHRTEKSAYELLSALNIQNKSNTNFVWIDIGVGLSPLTIKALKQFVKKGNTAFISSYYWPKTLKDSLKADVGYGNEMPGSAAVNQFARSVSETSDTSSVGLRHTHFKDKKFWFPAFMQNVPFRAYDSTRTQVLGDAFYKTNKIFEAEPNFIRMKIGDGFLFLHTQPYAFTNYGLLKQNKAAYAFGVLSHLPVQETYFDAYRRGSTTDESLMQYVWRSDALQWAFYGLSLLLFFSFFSATKRRQRIIPVWELPRNTTREFVQTLGRLYYRRKDHKDLANRKITYFMESIRSRYYVQTDHLDDAFFEHLAAKTGHSKDSVASLFNFFEHLQKKAVLNDEDLRELTRRIYRF, encoded by the coding sequence ATGAACCTTAGCCGCATAGACCGCTTTTTGTGGGCTGCCCTAATCCTTGGCGTGGTGTTTTATGTGTTTTATGAAGCTACAAAACCCGCGCCTCCCGACTGGCGCCCGACCTTCGCACCCAAGGACAAAATTCCATACGGCCTCTATGCCTTAGACAAGATATTGCCACAAGCCTTCCCCAACCAAAAACTACACCGCACAGAAAAATCTGCCTATGAGCTTTTGTCCGCACTTAATATCCAAAACAAAAGCAACACCAATTTTGTTTGGATTGATATTGGCGTAGGACTATCGCCCCTCACCATTAAAGCCCTTAAGCAGTTTGTAAAAAAAGGGAATACCGCCTTTATTTCTTCCTATTATTGGCCTAAAACCCTAAAAGACTCCTTGAAGGCCGATGTTGGGTATGGTAACGAAATGCCCGGATCAGCAGCCGTAAATCAATTTGCCAGATCTGTTTCGGAAACGTCCGACACTTCTTCGGTCGGGCTTCGTCATACACACTTTAAAGATAAAAAGTTCTGGTTTCCGGCTTTTATGCAAAATGTCCCCTTCAGGGCCTATGACTCCACCAGAACACAGGTTTTAGGCGATGCTTTTTACAAAACCAATAAAATCTTTGAAGCGGAACCTAACTTTATCCGCATGAAAATAGGGGATGGTTTCCTGTTTCTACATACACAGCCTTACGCCTTTACCAACTATGGCCTTCTGAAACAAAACAAGGCAGCCTATGCCTTTGGCGTCCTTTCCCATCTTCCTGTGCAAGAAACCTATTTTGATGCCTATCGCCGAGGCTCCACTACCGACGAATCCTTGATGCAGTATGTATGGCGGTCAGATGCCCTGCAGTGGGCCTTTTATGGCTTATCCTTGCTTCTGTTTTTTTCCTTTTTTTCGGCAACCAAGCGACGACAACGTATCATTCCGGTCTGGGAATTACCAAGAAACACCACACGCGAATTTGTACAAACATTGGGGCGTCTGTATTACCGGAGAAAGGACCATAAAGACCTCGCCAACCGAAAAATTACGTATTTTATGGAGTCCATCCGGAGTCGCTATTATGTACAAACTGATCATTTAGACGACGCCTTCTTCGAGCATTTGGCAGCCAAAACAGGCCATAGCAAAGATTCTGTTGCCTCCTTGTTTAACTTTTTTGAACATTTACAAAAAAAGGCTGTACTGAACGACGAAGACTTACGAGAACTGACGCGCCGTATTTACCGATTCTGA
- a CDS encoding MoxR family ATPase — MFTEQDYANRTDLSALNEAVENIKSELGKMIIGQSNMVEMLITALLANGHVLIEGVPGVAKTLTAKLLARTISVGFSRVQFTPDLLPSDVLGTSIFDPKTLAFTFKKGPIFGNLVLVDEINRAPAKTQAALFEVMEERQVTVDGVSYQMEKPFLVLATQNPVEHEGTYRLPEAQLDRFLFKILVDYPTPDEEVQILSGFHTRHGVNDISTLTPLLSGEQVQNLQKVVQSLHVEDKILRYMAQLTTATRNNPALYLGASPRASLALLTGSKALAAIRGRDFVTPEDVQTVAYPVLRHRIQLSPEREMEGSTPDQVIKSLIEKIEVPR, encoded by the coding sequence ATGTTCACAGAACAAGATTACGCCAACCGCACCGACCTTTCCGCCCTAAATGAGGCCGTAGAAAACATTAAAAGCGAACTTGGCAAAATGATTATTGGCCAGAGCAACATGGTGGAAATGCTGATTACAGCACTTCTTGCAAATGGGCATGTGCTGATTGAAGGCGTCCCCGGTGTTGCCAAAACCCTAACCGCCAAACTATTGGCTCGTACCATATCGGTTGGCTTCTCGCGGGTACAATTTACCCCCGACCTCCTGCCCTCAGATGTGCTGGGAACCTCCATTTTTGACCCAAAAACCTTGGCATTTACCTTCAAAAAAGGCCCAATCTTTGGGAATTTAGTGCTTGTGGACGAAATTAACCGCGCACCCGCTAAAACACAAGCCGCCTTATTCGAGGTTATGGAGGAGCGGCAAGTTACCGTAGATGGCGTATCGTATCAAATGGAAAAGCCCTTCCTGGTGCTTGCCACACAAAACCCCGTTGAACACGAGGGAACATACCGCCTGCCCGAAGCACAGTTGGATCGCTTTCTATTCAAAATCTTGGTGGATTACCCCACTCCCGATGAAGAAGTCCAAATCCTTTCCGGATTTCACACACGGCATGGTGTAAACGACATTTCAACCCTAACGCCTTTACTTTCTGGCGAACAGGTGCAAAACCTACAAAAAGTGGTGCAAAGCCTGCACGTAGAAGATAAAATCCTGCGCTATATGGCTCAACTTACCACCGCTACACGAAATAATCCAGCCCTCTACCTCGGCGCATCACCACGGGCATCTTTGGCTTTACTTACCGGTTCTAAAGCGCTTGCTGCCATTCGTGGCCGCGACTTTGTTACACCGGAAGACGTACAAACGGTGGCCTATCCCGTTCTTCGGCACCGCATCCAGTTATCACCAGAGCGTGAGATGGAAGGAAGTACACCCGATCAAGTGATAAAATCCCTCATCGAGAAAATAGAAGTGCCTCGCTAA
- the dacB gene encoding D-alanyl-D-alanine carboxypeptidase/D-alanyl-D-alanine-endopeptidase has product MKRFFLFLFVFLTACTGTRPELNGQNSSTKNPRERVIASVDSLFNSPLFNHAHWGVLVKSLRTDEIWYERNADKMFMPASNEKIITGAVSLQKLGPDFRYVTTIGHRGSIVNGVLKGDLVVFGSGDPSFNFRFWDDNRAVLKKWAKQLKNKGIREITGDLIGDDNAFEDYPYGSGWPFDDFDYYYSAEIGAFQLNENYIDLEIIPPRAAGEAMKVQPSTPSRYYTIENNLQVVPNGPNSITISRPFGTNRLMLKGQVTLGGNPLTDAITITNPTLFFMTVFKEVLEAEGIKISGSARDCDDIVDYKGKPTDVTVLVSEQSPPFSKLLAEMMKVSQNLYAETFTKTLGWQTTGIGSFEAGKSIVQQQLAEWGIPANTYVYADGSGLSRYNYTSPRILSNVLTQMRHSPHWLVFWEAMPIAGIDGTIRNRMKTGAAFNNLRAKTGTIANTRSLSGYLTTADGEELVFSFMVNGHLLSSRDADRITDTAANLLAGLKR; this is encoded by the coding sequence ATGAAACGCTTCTTCCTGTTTTTATTTGTTTTTTTGACCGCTTGCACAGGAACACGGCCAGAACTCAACGGCCAGAACTCTTCAACGAAAAACCCGCGTGAGCGCGTCATTGCCTCGGTGGATTCGCTCTTCAATTCGCCGCTGTTTAACCATGCACATTGGGGTGTTTTGGTCAAATCCCTTAGGACGGATGAAATTTGGTACGAGCGAAATGCAGATAAAATGTTCATGCCCGCCTCTAACGAGAAAATCATTACCGGAGCCGTTTCTTTGCAGAAATTAGGTCCAGATTTTCGTTATGTCACCACCATTGGTCATCGCGGAAGCATTGTAAATGGCGTACTAAAGGGCGATTTAGTGGTGTTTGGCAGTGGTGACCCCTCTTTTAATTTTCGATTTTGGGATGACAACCGTGCAGTACTAAAGAAATGGGCCAAACAATTAAAAAACAAAGGTATCCGAGAAATAACAGGAGACTTAATTGGCGACGACAATGCCTTTGAAGATTATCCCTATGGCAGTGGGTGGCCTTTCGACGACTTTGACTATTACTACTCTGCCGAGATCGGCGCCTTTCAATTAAACGAAAACTATATTGATCTTGAAATTATCCCGCCACGGGCTGCGGGCGAGGCCATGAAAGTACAACCCAGTACTCCAAGCCGTTATTACACAATCGAAAACAACCTCCAAGTGGTTCCAAACGGCCCCAATAGCATCACCATTTCCAGACCTTTTGGAACCAATCGCCTGATGCTAAAGGGACAAGTAACCTTAGGCGGCAATCCTCTTACAGACGCTATTACCATTACCAACCCCACACTGTTTTTTATGACAGTCTTTAAGGAGGTTTTAGAAGCCGAAGGTATTAAAATCTCTGGGTCAGCACGCGATTGCGATGACATCGTGGACTACAAGGGGAAACCAACCGATGTTACGGTGCTGGTCTCCGAGCAATCACCGCCTTTTTCTAAACTCTTGGCGGAAATGATGAAAGTAAGCCAAAACCTCTATGCGGAAACGTTTACCAAAACTTTAGGCTGGCAAACCACAGGAATCGGAAGTTTTGAGGCTGGAAAATCCATCGTACAGCAACAATTGGCGGAGTGGGGCATTCCCGCAAATACCTATGTTTATGCAGATGGTAGCGGTCTCTCCCGATATAATTATACCAGTCCACGTATCTTGTCAAATGTCCTTACCCAAATGCGACACTCACCGCATTGGCTTGTTTTTTGGGAAGCGATGCCGATCGCTGGCATAGATGGAACCATTCGGAACCGCATGAAAACCGGTGCAGCCTTTAACAATTTGCGAGCAAAAACGGGAACCATTGCCAATACACGTAGCCTTTCCGGCTACTTAACCACCGCCGACGGCGAGGAGTTGGTATTCTCATTTATGGTCAATGGTCATTTGCTGTCCTCCCGCGATGCCGATCGCATAACCGATACTGCCGCTAACCTCTTAGCCGGACTAAAGCGATAA
- a CDS encoding saccharopine dehydrogenase family protein — MSDVLIIGAGGVGNVVTKKCAMNPNVFGKITLASRTIAKCDAIARDCAKLGLSHVNTAKVDADDARQVAALIERVEPKLVINVALPYQDLPIMDACLETGVHYLDTANYEPKDVAKFEYSWQWAYRERYEKAGIMALLGCGFDPGVTQVFTAYANKHHFSEMHYLDIIDCNAGDHGKAFATNFNPEINIREITQPGRYWENGEWVEIPAMSIHKPISYPGIGPKESYVLYHEELESLVKNFPTLKRARFWMTFGEAYINHLTVLQNVGMTSIAPVKFQGMDIVPLEFLKAVLPEPGSLGESYTGETSIGCQIKGLGKQGEDTTYYVWNNCKHQDAWREVQAQGVSYTTGVPAMIGAMLMLSNPEWLKPGVWNCEELNPDPFMALLNQHGLPWNEAVNVELPHDYPA, encoded by the coding sequence ATGTCTGATGTATTGATTATCGGCGCGGGTGGCGTCGGGAATGTCGTCACCAAGAAATGTGCCATGAATCCGAACGTGTTTGGCAAGATCACCTTAGCCAGCCGAACGATCGCCAAATGCGATGCGATTGCGCGAGATTGTGCCAAGTTAGGACTTTCTCATGTGAATACGGCCAAAGTGGATGCCGATGATGCACGTCAGGTGGCGGCACTCATCGAGCGGGTGGAGCCTAAATTGGTAATAAATGTGGCACTACCTTATCAGGATTTGCCGATTATGGATGCCTGCCTCGAAACGGGTGTACATTATTTGGACACCGCAAATTACGAACCCAAGGATGTGGCCAAGTTCGAGTACTCGTGGCAGTGGGCTTATCGTGAACGTTACGAAAAAGCGGGCATTATGGCGCTACTCGGTTGTGGCTTTGATCCGGGGGTAACACAAGTCTTTACCGCCTATGCAAATAAACACCATTTTTCCGAGATGCACTATTTAGATATTATAGATTGTAACGCGGGCGATCATGGAAAGGCTTTTGCAACCAACTTTAATCCGGAAATCAATATCCGCGAAATCACTCAACCCGGACGGTACTGGGAAAATGGGGAATGGGTGGAAATTCCGGCGATGAGCATTCATAAACCTATTTCGTATCCGGGAATTGGGCCAAAGGAAAGCTATGTCTTGTATCACGAGGAGTTGGAGTCCTTGGTGAAGAACTTTCCTACGCTTAAACGGGCACGTTTCTGGATGACGTTCGGAGAGGCTTACATCAACCACCTAACGGTTTTACAAAATGTGGGCATGACGAGCATTGCCCCCGTCAAGTTTCAAGGAATGGACATTGTGCCTTTAGAATTTTTGAAGGCAGTGTTACCGGAGCCGGGTTCGCTTGGTGAAAGCTACACCGGCGAAACCTCCATAGGCTGCCAAATAAAAGGACTTGGCAAACAAGGGGAAGACACCACGTATTATGTGTGGAATAATTGTAAGCATCAAGACGCATGGCGTGAGGTGCAGGCGCAAGGGGTGTCTTATACGACGGGTGTGCCGGCCATGATTGGCGCAATGCTCATGCTGAGCAATCCGGAATGGCTAAAACCGGGGGTTTGGAATTGTGAGGAATTGAATCCTGATCCGTTTATGGCTCTTTTAAACCAGCATGGCTTACCTTGGAACGAGGCAGTGAATGTGGAATTGCCGCATGATTATCCGGCATAA
- the rplQ gene encoding 50S ribosomal protein L17, translating into MRHGVKESRLGRTASHRKATMMALSTALIQHKRITTTLPKAKALRQHVESIINRAKADTMHNRREAFRSLQDKEAVKELFGEVADKISGRNGGYTRVIRLGMRKGDAAEMAMIELVDYNDVRPDGASAAKRKTRRSRRGKGTSKQEASSASE; encoded by the coding sequence ATGAGACACGGAGTTAAAGAATCCAGACTTGGCCGCACTGCATCGCACCGCAAAGCGACGATGATGGCCCTTTCTACGGCACTGATTCAGCATAAACGGATCACCACAACATTACCGAAGGCAAAAGCACTTCGTCAGCATGTGGAGTCTATTATCAACCGCGCAAAAGCAGACACGATGCACAATCGTCGTGAGGCGTTTCGTAGTTTGCAAGACAAAGAAGCGGTAAAAGAACTTTTTGGCGAAGTTGCCGACAAGATTTCTGGCCGGAACGGTGGATATACCCGCGTAATCCGTCTTGGAATGCGGAAAGGTGACGCCGCTGAAATGGCCATGATTGAATTGGTGGACTATAACGATGTCCGCCCAGATGGTGCTTCGGCTGCAAAAAGAAAAACCCGTCGTTCCCGTCGTGGAAAGGGTACTTCTAAGCAAGAGGCTTCTTCTGCATCAGAATAA
- a CDS encoding DNA-directed RNA polymerase subunit alpha, which translates to MSTTALKMPEGVQVEELNPKYGRFAIQPLERGFGVTIGNAFRRVLLSSLEGTAITALKIDGVQHEFSTIPGVSEDVVEVILNLKGVRLKYDDEPENPIFLTLKGPGNWTAKDIADATGEYEVLNQNHHIATLAESARLIVELRLGRGRGYIPAADNKRADDPIGVIAIDAIYTPIKSVQYHVTPTRVGQRVDYERLTLELETDGSISPEEAITEAAKILRDHINLFVRMDEEPEPMVAVKEVDEEVQRVRSLLLQSVDELELSVRAHNCLKAANIKTIGDLVRREESEMLKFRNFGRKSLMELAQVLEERNLRFGTDVDKYLED; encoded by the coding sequence ATGAGCACCACTGCCCTTAAAATGCCGGAAGGCGTACAAGTAGAAGAATTAAACCCTAAGTACGGCCGTTTTGCGATTCAGCCGCTCGAAAGAGGTTTTGGTGTGACCATCGGTAATGCGTTTCGTCGGGTATTGCTCTCTTCCTTGGAAGGGACGGCCATTACGGCGCTTAAAATAGACGGGGTTCAGCACGAATTTTCTACGATCCCCGGGGTATCTGAAGATGTTGTTGAGGTGATTCTCAACCTGAAAGGGGTTCGCCTTAAATATGACGATGAGCCAGAAAATCCAATCTTTCTGACGCTCAAAGGGCCGGGAAACTGGACGGCAAAAGACATTGCAGATGCTACTGGAGAGTATGAGGTACTTAATCAGAACCATCATATTGCAACCTTGGCAGAATCTGCTCGCCTCATTGTTGAACTTAGATTAGGCCGTGGGCGTGGGTACATCCCAGCTGCGGACAATAAGCGTGCAGATGATCCCATTGGGGTCATTGCTATAGATGCAATCTATACGCCGATCAAGTCCGTTCAATACCATGTAACCCCTACGCGGGTAGGCCAACGTGTGGACTATGAGCGCCTGACGTTGGAATTGGAAACGGATGGTTCTATTTCTCCTGAAGAAGCCATTACTGAGGCTGCAAAAATCTTGCGCGACCACATTAACTTGTTTGTCCGGATGGACGAAGAGCCAGAACCAATGGTGGCCGTTAAAGAGGTGGACGAGGAAGTTCAAAGGGTTCGATCCCTGCTTCTACAAAGTGTGGACGAATTGGAGCTTTCGGTTCGTGCGCACAACTGCCTGAAGGCTGCCAATATCAAGACCATCGGGGACTTGGTACGCCGTGAAGAATCAGAAATGCTTAAGTTCCGCAACTTTGGGCGGAAATCGCTGATGGAATTGGCGCAAGTATTGGAGGAACGTAACCTACGTTTCGGAACGGATGTAGATAAGTATCTCGAAGACTAA